The stretch of DNA ATGCGGTCAAAAAACCAAGCTTCCAAATCATTATAATTTTGGGGGCCATAAATATAAGTAGGACGAATTGAAGTCCAAGGAATACCAGACTGGGCTAAATAAGCTTCAGTTTCGTGTTTGCCTTTGTGACGACTGTTGGGATCGACTGGATCGCCTTCTCGATGAGGCATTTGTTCGGATTTTAAATAAACTCCTGCCGAACTTACATAAACAAAATGTTGAACTCGATCCTTAAATATTTCTACCAAAGGTTGAGTATCACTTAATTCGCGACCATTATTATCAAAAACTGCATCAAAACTTGTTTGTCCTAATTTTTCTTTTAATAATGCTGTATCCTTGCGATCGCCTTGGATTTGTTGTACTCCTTCAATTGGTGCTGGTTTATTACCACGATTGAATAAAACTACTTCATGACCTTGTTGAACTAAAATTTTAGTCAAATAAACCCCAATAAAACGAGTTCCACCCATAATTAAAATTCGCATGATTCCCTCCTGATCTGCAATCTCCGATAACTTTAATATCCTATAACGTTGATTTGATCTAACTCAAATATCGTTTTAAACACAAAAAAAATCCCTAGCTGAAAACTAGGGGAATACCAAAAAAAATTTTACTCAATGCCTTAATAAGCATCTTGTAATTCGTAAAAATCAGGCGAGATATAATCTTTACGCAAAGGCCAACCGATCCAATCTTCTGGCATCAAAAGGCGTTTGAGATTAGGATGTCCTTCATAGACAATCCCATACATATCGTAACTTTCTCGCTCTTGCCAATCAGCAGCCTTCCAAATCCAATAAACCGAAGGAACTTTAGGATTATTCCTTGGTAAAAAGACTTTGAGACGGACTTCTTCAGGGCGATCGGCATCATCACTAACTTTGATTAGATGATAGAAACTGACCAATTCTTTGCCTGGTCCCAAATCATAAGCACCTTGACACTGAAGATAATTAAAACCATAGGCATATAAAGCAGTAGCGATAGGAATTAAAAATTCCGCCTCAACTTTAATCAGTTCAACCTTACTAGTATCTACAGGTAACGCTTCGTTATCAAAACCATTTTCTGTTAGCCAAGTTGACACCTTACCCGCAGGCACCAACTCAGATGTTTCTTCGGGATTAGTATTTTCTGTCTTTGGTTCTTCAGCCACGTTCTACCTCCTCTTCAGTCGCTTGGAGTGCTGGAGATACAGGCATTCCTATTGCTTCAGTTAATTCCTTCGGTGGAGCTTGTCGCGTTGCCGACTGGAGATATTGACCAGTTAAAATTGGTGCAACTGCTTTCATATTATGAGTAGTGCTGTAATAACGATGAGTTTGTTCTAAAACAGCAGAACGTTCTTGAAGGGATTGATTAGCTATTTTTTTGCGTAACTTGATAATCGCATCGAAGATTGCTTCGGGACGAGGAGGACAACCGGGAATATACACATCTACAGGAATTAGTTTGTCTACCCCTCTAACTGTAGTTGGAGAATCAACACTAAACATTCCTCCTGTAATAGTACAAGCACCCATCGCAATCACATACTTAGGCTCAGGCATTTCTTCGTACAAACGTACCAAAGCAGGTGCCATCTTCATCGTAATTGTTCCTGCCGTGATAATTAAATCTGCTTGACGAGGACTAGAACGAGGCACTAAACCATAACGGTCAAAGTCAAACCTCGAACCAATCAAAGCAGCAAACTCAATAAAACAGCAAGCAGTACCGTATAACATAGGCCATAGACTAGAAAGTTTTGCCCAGTTGTAAAGGTCATCTACGGTAGTTAAGATTACGTTTTCAGAAAGGTCTTGAGTTATCTGACCAGATTTAATCGGATTAAGAATTTTTTCTTGTTGTTCTTGTGCAAAAGTTTTAGAAGTCATGACCATTCAAGAGCTCCTTTTCTCCATGCGTATACTAGAGCCACCACCAGAATGGCGATAAAAATCAGTGCTTCGACGAATGCTAATAATCCTAAACGATTAAATGCTACTGCCCAGGGATACAAGAATACTGTTTCTACGTCGAAAACAACAAACACTAGGGCAAACATATAATAGCGGATATTAAATTGAATCCAAGCACCACCAATTGGCTCCATTCCAGATTCGTATGTAGTTAACCGCTCAGGACCACCGCTTTTTGGTCTGAGTAATTTGGAAGCGGTTAAAGCCAAAGCGGGAACTAAACTACAAATGAGCAAGAAGCCCAGAAAATATTCATAGCCATTGAGTACAAACAATTTTAAGCTATACTCCTCTACGGAAAGGACTAGATAATATATTAAGTTTATTGTAGTATTATTTACCCATTCCCTTCGGTTTCAATGGCAGAGGATTGAGCTAAGATTGACGAGGAAATTTAGGTAATTCTACTGCTGCTAAGGACTTTGGTTTCTTTTCAGTATTAACGGTATTGATTACAGGTGAAGGCCAATTGTTTTCTTTTTCTGGAGCATTGGGGTTTTTGAAAGGAGTAACGTTGGCTGGTTCACTCGATTTTAAGACAGTCAAAGGATGCTCATTGGCTTCACGACGAGATCGTTCTGACCAAGCTTGAATTGGTTGATTATTGGCTTTAATTGAATTGGTGCTGACTGATTCGGCAGGACTAGAATTAGCGTATTCAATGTAGCGGTCTAAAGCGGTTTTATACTGTAAGGTATATCGTTGTTGTCGATGAAGTCGAGCGTCTAATTCTTGAGCTAGTTGTTCTTTGGCTAGTAGTTCGTGAGCTTTGTTATTGTAGTTTTCTTGAAGTAAAACACATTCTCGTTCTAGTTGAGCTATTTGTTGTTGAGAAGCTTGTAGCTGTTTAGAAAGATTTTCGTTGAGTAATTTTTGGTTTTGTTCTTCTTGTTGAAGAATTTCAATTTGAGCAATTAGGTTGGCTATTTGTTCTTGATTTTGATTGAGTTCTTTGGCTTGTTGAGCAATTAAAGTATCAGTATTTTGCGATCGCTGGTTTTGTTGTTGAACTATATTCGTTACTTCTGCTAATTCTTGCTCTAATTTAAACACTTTTTTAAGCAGTTTACGATTGTGTTCTCTCAGTTTATGTGCTAATTTATGCCAATCAATTTCGTTTGCTTGTGACTGAGTAGAATCGGATTCATTCTGATCTCTAGAAAGCTCTGGTTCTGATTGATTTTGATTAGTAATTGATTCAGGGTTTGAGATCTTAGTAAGTTCGTGAGAATATCCTTCAGCATTTAAGAAAGAAGAATTATAGTTATGAGCTTCAGTCATGGTAACTAATCAGATAGTAAATATATTTATGACAGCAGAGCGAACAAAATTGAAATAACCAAAAAATCAATTTATTTTTATGGCTTAAAGAAGTAATAAATTAAGCTATTTTAAGCAAGGTAAGATAGAACACCAATTTTTTTTTGTAATACTCAACTTTAAGTTTGCTTTCGATTAGATATAGCTTATACACTAGTTTGGAAATTGACTAGATTTATTCACAATATTTTTCACCCAAGCATTTGATTTAATAATTCTTGGTGCATTAAAGCTCGATCAATCAAAGAACGAATCTGAGCCGAATCAAGGGCATTTCCATTAGCATAATAATCAATCCAAGTTGTGCTAATTTGATTAGCATTTTCTGGTAGTTGTGCTAGTTCCCATCCTGGTAAGTTTAGTTCTGACATTAATTGACTAACTTTGGGGTCGTAACTGAGCGCAAAACAACGACATTCTTCGGCTGCTGCCATAATTAAACTGTGAAGACGCATCCCAATTACCATTTCTACGCCTTTGAATAATCCTTTTAATTCTTTGGGATTTTCTAAAGTAATAATCTGATGTTCTCCTGGTAATTGAGAGGCTATTTTAGTTGCGATCGCACTATCTTGCGTCGGTTGAAAAGGAACTAGTAAAATACAAGTTTGAGTACTTTTTTGAAAGTCAATTAAAGCTTTAGTTAAAAGTTCTAAACGGGCTGGTGTTAGTTGTGGATGAGGACGTAGGGTAACTGCAACTCTAGGGGCTGGTAAATCCCATAAACCTTTGACAGGACTAGCTTCTAATGCCCACACTGGATCTGGGGCGATTAAGGGAGAAAGTTCCCAATCAGCTAAAAGTTTGGCAGAAGCAGAATCACGAACACTAATTGCTTGACAACCTAATAAGGTTTGTTTGGTCAACCAACGAGTAAAATTGCGTTTAAGAGGACCTATCCCCTGCGCCCAAGCAATGGTTTTTAAGCCTTGTTTTTGTGCCAATGCCATTAATCCGCCGTAGTAAATCGGGCTACTGATGCTGGTCATATCTTGCATCAAACTTCCTCCTCCCCAAATAAACCAATCAGATTGTTTGAGGGCTTTTAAAACGGCAAAAGCGGAAGTGCGATCGCAACTGGTAACTCCGTAACGTTGTTGAGTTTGTTTA from Stanieria cyanosphaera PCC 7437 encodes:
- a CDS encoding NAD(P)H-quinone oxidoreductase subunit J, whose product is MAEEPKTENTNPEETSELVPAGKVSTWLTENGFDNEALPVDTSKVELIKVEAEFLIPIATALYAYGFNYLQCQGAYDLGPGKELVSFYHLIKVSDDADRPEEVRLKVFLPRNNPKVPSVYWIWKAADWQERESYDMYGIVYEGHPNLKRLLMPEDWIGWPLRKDYISPDFYELQDAY
- the ndhC gene encoding photosynthetic/respiratory NAD(P)H-quinone oxidoreductase subunit C, encoding MFVLNGYEYFLGFLLICSLVPALALTASKLLRPKSGGPERLTTYESGMEPIGGAWIQFNIRYYMFALVFVVFDVETVFLYPWAVAFNRLGLLAFVEALIFIAILVVALVYAWRKGALEWS
- a CDS encoding NAD-dependent epimerase/dehydratase family protein, coding for MRILIMGGTRFIGVYLTKILVQQGHEVVLFNRGNKPAPIEGVQQIQGDRKDTALLKEKLGQTSFDAVFDNNGRELSDTQPLVEIFKDRVQHFVYVSSAGVYLKSEQMPHREGDPVDPNSRHKGKHETEAYLAQSGIPWTSIRPTYIYGPQNYNDLEAWFFDRIVRNRSILIPGNGLYLTQFGHVEDLATAMAAVLGNQQAVGQIYNISGDRYVTFNGLAYACAEAAGKSADEIQLVHYDPSKFNFGKRKAFPMRTQHFFAEINKAKTELNWQPKYDLVSGLKDSFQNDYLASGRERSKIDFSVDEEILSAS
- the ndhK gene encoding photosynthetic/respiratory NAD(P)H-quinone oxidoreductase subunit K, translating into MVMTSKTFAQEQQEKILNPIKSGQITQDLSENVILTTVDDLYNWAKLSSLWPMLYGTACCFIEFAALIGSRFDFDRYGLVPRSSPRQADLIITAGTITMKMAPALVRLYEEMPEPKYVIAMGACTITGGMFSVDSPTTVRGVDKLIPVDVYIPGCPPRPEAIFDAIIKLRKKIANQSLQERSAVLEQTHRYYSTTHNMKAVAPILTGQYLQSATRQAPPKELTEAIGMPVSPALQATEEEVERG
- the csaB gene encoding polysaccharide pyruvyl transferase CsaB is translated as MSEIKAVICGYYGKDNGGDEALLMSLLQMLPKQVKPIVLSGNPKQTQQRYGVTSCDRTSAFAVLKALKQSDWFIWGGGSLMQDMTSISSPIYYGGLMALAQKQGLKTIAWAQGIGPLKRNFTRWLTKQTLLGCQAISVRDSASAKLLADWELSPLIAPDPVWALEASPVKGLWDLPAPRVAVTLRPHPQLTPARLELLTKALIDFQKSTQTCILLVPFQPTQDSAIATKIASQLPGEHQIITLENPKELKGLFKGVEMVIGMRLHSLIMAAAEECRCFALSYDPKVSQLMSELNLPGWELAQLPENANQISTTWIDYYANGNALDSAQIRSLIDRALMHQELLNQMLG